In one Umezawaea sp. Da 62-37 genomic region, the following are encoded:
- a CDS encoding cellulose binding domain-containing protein, with protein sequence MDLATMWGEPKSTDPAAFAYRMYRNYDGAGSRFGDVSVSATAADQDRLAVYAAQRSSDKALTVMVVNKTVSDLTSPLSVTGFDGTGAARRFTYGPADLGSIVRGGDLRVNNGHFDATYPANSITLVVLPPAGCTAGLQVNGDWGTGHVATLTITNDRRTAMTGWRVRWTWPGDQQVTNSWNTALRQNATGVVAGDGASNGSIGAGGSTTVGFQATGRVAIPTLTCTPT encoded by the coding sequence TTGGACCTGGCCACGATGTGGGGCGAGCCCAAGTCGACCGACCCTGCTGCGTTCGCGTACCGGATGTATCGCAACTACGACGGCGCGGGCAGCCGCTTCGGCGACGTCAGCGTCTCGGCGACCGCCGCCGACCAGGATCGGCTGGCGGTGTACGCGGCACAGCGCTCCTCCGACAAGGCGCTGACCGTCATGGTCGTCAACAAGACCGTCAGCGACCTGACCTCGCCGTTGTCGGTGACCGGGTTCGACGGCACCGGTGCGGCGCGGCGGTTCACCTACGGCCCTGCCGACCTGGGCTCCATCGTGCGCGGCGGGGATCTCCGGGTGAACAACGGCCACTTCGACGCGACGTACCCGGCGAACTCCATCACGCTGGTGGTCCTGCCGCCCGCTGGGTGCACGGCCGGCCTGCAGGTCAACGGTGACTGGGGTACCGGGCACGTCGCGACGTTGACGATCACCAACGACCGCCGCACCGCGATGACCGGGTGGCGGGTGAGGTGGACGTGGCCCGGCGACCAGCAGGTCACCAATTCGTGGAACACCGCCCTGAGGCAGAACGCCACCGGTGTGGTCGCCGGGGACGGCGCGAGCAACGGCTCGATCGGCGCGGGCGGCAGCACCACCGTCGGGTTCCAGGCCACCGGCAGGGTAGCGATACCGACGCTGACCTGCACCCCCACCTGA
- a CDS encoding SMP-30/gluconolactonase/LRE family protein, with protein sequence MTHRRTSRRRRARTLTAVAIAVAGAVAPAAPGASAAAATASPCTPGATYGPPLPTQAVASQLIRGGFNFLEGPTWDQRTGTLLLSNMQNPTGPQGVQPSAVLRYTPPATFETFIAASGSNGLAISPDGTRLLAATHDNRTLSSYSLADRSRTTVAANYQGRAFNSPNDLTTGQDGTTYFTDPNYQRGNRADEQGGRTGVFRVRGGVVSLVDNSLPQPNGVVLSPDGKTLYVGATGANTIVKYSVLPDGSTGDRTTFATMRTPDGATIDCAGNLYWASYDEGLVHVFSPSGAQLGTISAGRNTTNAAFGGADGRTLYLTSGVSGGGFGLYQVRLNVPGNPY encoded by the coding sequence ATGACCCACCGCAGGACATCGCGCCGGCGCCGCGCGCGGACGCTGACGGCGGTGGCGATCGCCGTCGCGGGAGCCGTGGCGCCCGCGGCCCCCGGCGCGTCCGCCGCCGCCGCGACGGCCTCACCGTGCACGCCCGGAGCGACCTACGGCCCGCCGCTGCCGACGCAGGCGGTGGCGTCGCAGCTCATCAGGGGAGGGTTCAACTTCCTCGAGGGCCCCACCTGGGACCAGCGGACCGGCACCCTGCTGCTGTCGAACATGCAGAACCCCACGGGCCCCCAGGGCGTGCAACCGTCGGCGGTGCTGCGGTACACGCCTCCGGCCACCTTCGAGACGTTCATCGCCGCCTCGGGCAGCAACGGTCTGGCGATCTCCCCCGACGGCACGCGGCTGCTCGCCGCCACCCACGACAACCGCACCCTCTCCTCCTACAGCCTGGCCGACCGCAGCCGGACGACGGTCGCGGCCAATTACCAGGGCCGCGCGTTCAACTCGCCCAACGACCTGACGACCGGCCAGGACGGCACCACGTACTTCACCGATCCCAACTACCAGCGCGGCAACCGCGCCGACGAGCAGGGCGGTCGCACCGGGGTCTTCCGCGTCCGCGGCGGCGTGGTCAGCCTCGTCGACAACTCGCTGCCGCAGCCCAACGGCGTCGTCCTGTCCCCTGACGGCAAGACGCTCTACGTGGGGGCCACCGGCGCCAACACGATCGTGAAGTACTCCGTCCTCCCGGACGGCAGCACCGGTGACCGCACGACGTTCGCGACCATGCGCACGCCCGACGGGGCGACCATCGACTGCGCGGGCAACCTGTACTGGGCCTCCTACGACGAAGGGCTCGTCCACGTCTTCTCCCCGTCGGGCGCGCAGCTGGGCACCATCTCCGCCGGGCGCAACACCACCAACGCGGCGTTCGGCGGCGCGGACGGGCGGACCCTGTACCTCACCTCCGGTGTTTCCGGCGGCGGGTTCGGCCTCTACCAAGTGCGTCTCAACGTGCCCGGCAACCCGTACTGA
- a CDS encoding DJ-1/PfpI family protein, giving the protein MARVLILTGDAAEELDSMYPVFRLREGGHEAVVAAPTTRAVKLVVHDFEPGWDAYTEKPGHLLPVDLAFADVDPDEYDGLVIPGGRAPEYIRAMPDVDRVVRHFFDRRLPVGTICHGPQVPAALGLLRGRRTAAFPPLKTDVELAGAMFVDGPDVVDGAMVSCRGWPDLPLWSRAFMRVLEQSTVPA; this is encoded by the coding sequence ATGGCTCGGGTGCTGATCCTGACGGGTGACGCCGCTGAGGAACTGGACTCGATGTACCCGGTGTTCCGCCTGCGCGAGGGTGGCCACGAGGCAGTCGTGGCCGCTCCGACCACGCGGGCGGTCAAGCTGGTGGTTCACGACTTCGAGCCCGGCTGGGACGCCTACACGGAGAAGCCCGGCCACCTGCTGCCCGTGGACCTGGCGTTCGCCGACGTCGATCCCGACGAGTACGACGGGTTGGTGATCCCCGGCGGGCGGGCTCCGGAGTACATCCGGGCAATGCCCGACGTGGACCGCGTTGTGCGGCACTTCTTCGACCGGCGGCTTCCGGTCGGCACGATCTGCCATGGTCCGCAGGTGCCCGCTGCCCTCGGGCTGCTGCGGGGCCGCCGCACCGCCGCGTTCCCGCCGCTGAAGACGGACGTGGAGCTGGCGGGCGCGATGTTCGTGGACGGGCCCGACGTCGTCGACGGGGCGATGGTGTCCTGCCGCGGCTGGCCCGACCTCCCGCTCTGGTCACGGGCGTTCATGCGCGTGCTGGAGCAGTCGACCGTTCCCGCCTGA
- a CDS encoding ThuA domain-containing protein encodes MKHPIFRRALGIAAAALVAVGAAPTAMAADAPYDVLVFSKTAAFRHDAIPIGIQTIRELGAANGFTVTATEDSTQFTASTLARYEAVVFLNTTGDVLDANQQSAFESYIRGGGGYVGVHSAADTEYDWPFYGDLVGAWFAQHPAIQQATVRVENRAHAATSGLAPALVRTDEWYDYRTNPRSTARVLSTLDESTYSGGRMGADHPHTWCKTLSSGRSFYTGSGHTQASYAEPGFRALLLGGIRYAGNRTKADCRPETGYTTLFNGSTTGWSQTGGGGFANNDATLTSFDGPGMLWHSAREFGSYSLKLDWRMPGDDDSGVVIGFPAGSSADSALANGYEVQIDATDSADRTTGAVNGVKAPDTTARDAALNPPGEWNTFELLVEGERLRVFLNGVVVNDFTNTDPARSLTSGHIAIQNHGTGDDVSFRNIRIRELGGTTPRTGAITSATGKCADVSGSSSTDGAKIQLWSCHGGTNQRWTVNGSTLRSLDKCMGVAGGSTANGTQVQLATCNGSGGQNWATGTNGSLVNSQSGKCLDANGAGTADGTQLIIWTCHGGTNQRWALP; translated from the coding sequence ATGAAGCACCCGATTTTCCGGAGGGCGCTCGGCATCGCCGCGGCGGCGCTCGTCGCGGTCGGCGCGGCGCCGACCGCGATGGCCGCGGACGCGCCGTACGACGTGCTGGTGTTCTCCAAGACCGCGGCTTTCCGGCACGACGCGATCCCGATCGGCATCCAGACGATCCGTGAACTCGGTGCGGCCAACGGCTTCACCGTGACCGCCACCGAGGACTCGACCCAGTTCACCGCGTCCACCCTCGCCCGCTACGAGGCGGTGGTGTTCCTCAACACCACCGGTGACGTGCTCGACGCCAACCAGCAGTCGGCGTTCGAGTCCTACATCCGGGGCGGCGGCGGGTACGTCGGCGTCCACTCGGCCGCCGACACCGAGTACGACTGGCCGTTCTACGGGGACCTGGTCGGCGCCTGGTTCGCCCAGCACCCGGCCATCCAGCAGGCCACCGTCCGGGTGGAGAACCGGGCGCACGCCGCCACCTCGGGTCTCGCACCGGCCCTGGTCCGCACCGACGAGTGGTACGACTACCGCACCAACCCGCGCTCCACCGCCCGTGTGCTGTCCACTTTGGACGAGTCGACGTACTCCGGCGGCAGGATGGGCGCCGACCACCCGCACACCTGGTGCAAGACGCTCAGCAGCGGGCGCTCCTTCTACACCGGCAGCGGGCACACGCAGGCCAGCTACGCCGAGCCCGGCTTCCGCGCTCTGCTCTTGGGCGGCATCCGGTACGCGGGAAACCGCACGAAGGCCGACTGCCGTCCCGAGACCGGCTACACCACCCTCTTCAACGGGTCGACGACCGGCTGGTCGCAGACCGGTGGGGGCGGTTTCGCCAACAACGACGCCACCCTCACCTCGTTCGACGGCCCCGGCATGTTGTGGCACAGCGCCAGGGAGTTCGGCTCCTACTCCCTCAAGCTGGACTGGCGGATGCCGGGGGACGACGACTCCGGCGTGGTGATCGGGTTCCCGGCGGGCAGCAGCGCGGATTCGGCCCTGGCCAACGGCTACGAGGTGCAGATCGACGCGACCGACAGCGCCGACCGCACCACCGGGGCGGTCAACGGGGTCAAGGCGCCCGACACCACGGCCAGGGACGCGGCGCTGAACCCGCCGGGGGAGTGGAACACCTTCGAGCTGCTCGTCGAAGGCGAACGGCTCCGGGTGTTCCTCAACGGCGTGGTGGTCAACGACTTCACCAACACCGATCCCGCCCGGTCGTTGACCTCCGGACACATCGCCATCCAGAACCACGGCACGGGCGACGACGTGTCGTTCCGCAACATCCGGATCAGGGAACTGGGCGGGACCACTCCGCGCACCGGCGCGATCACCAGCGCCACGGGCAAGTGCGCGGACGTGAGCGGCTCCAGTTCCACCGACGGCGCGAAGATCCAGCTGTGGAGCTGCCACGGCGGCACCAACCAGAGGTGGACGGTCAACGGGAGCACGCTGCGCTCCCTCGACAAGTGCATGGGCGTGGCCGGTGGCAGCACCGCCAACGGCACCCAGGTGCAGCTCGCGACGTGCAACGGCTCCGGCGGCCAGAACTGGGCCACCGGGACCAACGGGTCGCTGGTCAACTCCCAGTCGGGCAAGTGCCTGGACGCCAACGGCGCGGGCACGGCCGACGGGACGCAGCTGATCATCTGGACGTGCCACGGCGGCACGAACCAGCGCTGGGCCCTGCCGTGA
- a CDS encoding PQQ-dependent sugar dehydrogenase: protein MRERCAVRKSAATRWRFRAACTAALAVLGVVLPLPAASAATVDTSASYVLVNRNSGKALDVYGRSTAEGARISQYTRNDGAWQQWRFVDSGDGYYRVRSVHSNKVLGFSSTADRTGLTQGTDADRPAQQFRLADSTGGYVRLLNRASGKAVDVSGSSTADGAQVVQSPDVGGTNQQWRLVRLGADTTPPSAPGNPRASNLTCSGVGFSWSASTDDVAVAFYDVYHDGQLVTSVPGTVLSADLTVVPGATWGLYVNARDAAGNVSQASATVTITAPQCQADTEPPTTPTGVTATASGTTVTVRWTPSTDNVGVAGYEVLRDGTQVGSTSGAATTSFTDSGLTAGTRYQYRVRARDAQANRSAASTAVAVTTGSSCSTALCSVTRVAAETDLPWGLTTLPGGQVLYGRRDTFELVRLDPATGTKTVVGRVPNAAGTDGEGGVLGIAVATDFTADPWVYVLHTTSTDNRVVRIRYTDGALTGTPQVLLTGIPRNKYHNGGRLRFGPDGTLYIATGDGQNGDWAQELDNLAGKVLRVNRDGTIPSDNPFGTAVWSYGHRNPQGLAFDSQGRLWEQEFGNSVMDETNLIVRGGNYGWPICEGTTGSCGEPGFVAPKRTYPVADGSCSGIAVVRDALYIACLRGARLYRAEISGESLTNVQQYLTGTYGRLRTVEPSADGGLWLTTSTRGDKDSIANNSNESILKVELGR, encoded by the coding sequence ATGCGAGAACGTTGTGCCGTCCGGAAGAGCGCTGCCACCCGCTGGCGGTTCAGAGCCGCGTGCACCGCGGCCCTGGCGGTTCTGGGCGTCGTCCTGCCGCTACCGGCCGCGTCCGCGGCCACCGTGGACACCAGCGCCTCCTACGTGCTCGTCAACCGCAACAGCGGCAAGGCGCTCGACGTGTACGGCCGCTCCACGGCCGAGGGTGCCCGGATCTCCCAGTACACCCGCAACGACGGTGCCTGGCAGCAGTGGCGGTTCGTCGACTCGGGTGACGGCTACTACCGCGTGAGGTCCGTGCACAGCAACAAGGTGCTGGGGTTCTCGTCCACCGCCGACCGAACCGGCCTGACGCAGGGCACCGATGCCGACCGCCCCGCCCAGCAGTTCCGGTTGGCCGACTCCACCGGCGGATACGTGCGCCTGCTCAACCGGGCCAGCGGCAAGGCCGTGGACGTCTCCGGCTCCTCCACCGCCGACGGCGCGCAGGTCGTCCAGTCGCCCGACGTCGGTGGGACCAACCAGCAGTGGCGGCTGGTCAGGCTCGGTGCCGACACCACACCCCCGAGCGCGCCGGGCAACCCCCGCGCCTCGAACCTGACGTGCAGCGGGGTGGGGTTCTCGTGGTCGGCGTCGACCGACGACGTCGCGGTGGCGTTCTACGACGTCTACCACGACGGGCAGCTCGTGACCTCGGTGCCGGGCACGGTGCTGTCGGCCGACCTGACCGTCGTGCCGGGGGCCACCTGGGGCCTGTACGTCAACGCCCGTGACGCCGCGGGCAACGTCTCCCAGGCCAGCGCCACGGTCACCATCACCGCGCCGCAGTGCCAGGCCGACACCGAACCGCCCACCACGCCCACCGGCGTGACGGCGACCGCGTCGGGCACCACGGTCACCGTGCGCTGGACGCCGTCCACCGACAACGTCGGCGTCGCGGGCTACGAGGTCCTGCGCGACGGCACGCAGGTCGGGTCGACGAGCGGGGCGGCCACGACCTCGTTCACCGACAGCGGCCTGACCGCCGGAACCCGCTACCAGTACCGGGTGCGGGCGCGTGACGCGCAGGCCAACCGCTCCGCTGCGAGCACGGCCGTCGCGGTCACCACGGGAAGCTCCTGTTCCACGGCGCTGTGCTCGGTCACCAGGGTCGCCGCCGAGACCGACCTGCCCTGGGGCCTGACCACCCTGCCCGGCGGGCAGGTGCTCTACGGCCGCCGCGACACCTTCGAGCTCGTCCGCCTCGACCCCGCCACCGGTACGAAGACCGTCGTCGGGCGCGTGCCCAACGCCGCGGGCACCGACGGGGAGGGCGGGGTGCTGGGCATCGCCGTGGCGACCGACTTCACCGCCGACCCGTGGGTGTACGTCCTGCACACCACCTCGACCGACAACCGGGTCGTGCGAATCCGCTACACCGACGGCGCGCTCACGGGCACCCCGCAGGTGCTGCTCACCGGCATCCCGCGCAACAAGTACCACAACGGCGGCCGCCTTCGGTTCGGACCGGACGGCACGCTCTACATCGCCACCGGCGACGGCCAGAACGGTGACTGGGCCCAGGAACTCGACAACCTCGCGGGCAAGGTCCTGCGCGTCAACCGCGACGGCACCATCCCGTCGGACAACCCCTTCGGCACCGCGGTGTGGAGCTACGGCCACCGCAACCCGCAGGGCCTGGCGTTCGACTCCCAGGGGCGGCTGTGGGAGCAAGAGTTCGGCAACTCCGTCATGGACGAGACCAACCTGATCGTGCGCGGCGGCAACTACGGCTGGCCGATCTGCGAGGGCACGACCGGCAGTTGCGGCGAACCCGGCTTCGTCGCGCCCAAGCGCACCTACCCCGTCGCCGACGGTTCGTGCAGCGGCATCGCCGTCGTCCGGGACGCCCTGTACATCGCCTGCCTGCGCGGAGCGCGCCTGTACCGGGCCGAGATCTCCGGCGAGAGCCTGACCAACGTCCAGCAGTACCTCACCGGCACCTACGGGCGGCTGCGCACCGTGGAGCCGTCCGCCGACGGCGGTCTGTGGCTGACCACCAGCACACGGGGCGACAAGGACAGCATCGCCAACAACAGCAACGAAAGCATCCTCAAGGTCGAACTGGGACGGTGA
- a CDS encoding ricin-type beta-trefoil lectin domain protein: MRTLVRSLVAVAALVAGVVVSTGSAVAESNGGVRVMPLGDSITEGTQVPGGFRTGLWQRAAAAGYRVDFVGSQFNGPASLGDHDHEGHPGWRIDQVDANIAGWLRNTTPRTVLLHIGTNDVLQNYNVGGAPGRLSALVDNITAAVPSADVFVATIIPIANSGQESAARAFNATIPGMVQGKVNAGKRVHLVDMHAALTTADLIDGVHPTATGYDKMAATWYSALRSVPGSIGDPTAPSGKQVVGAESGRCADVPNGSTANGTQVQLWDCNGQANQSWTYTSGKQLTSGGKCLDASGKGTANGTQVVVWDCNGQTNQQWNANSNGSITSVQSNLCLDASGHGTANGTKLVLWSCGGQANQQWALR, translated from the coding sequence GTGCGCACACTCGTCAGATCACTGGTCGCCGTCGCGGCACTGGTCGCCGGGGTGGTGGTATCGACCGGATCCGCGGTCGCCGAGTCGAACGGCGGCGTGCGCGTGATGCCGTTGGGCGACTCGATCACCGAGGGGACCCAGGTCCCCGGTGGGTTCCGGACCGGGCTGTGGCAGCGCGCCGCGGCCGCCGGGTACCGGGTGGACTTCGTGGGGTCGCAGTTCAACGGTCCCGCGTCGCTCGGCGACCACGACCACGAGGGCCACCCCGGCTGGCGGATCGACCAGGTCGACGCCAACATCGCCGGTTGGCTGCGGAACACCACCCCGCGCACCGTGCTGCTGCACATCGGCACCAACGACGTGCTGCAGAACTACAACGTCGGCGGCGCGCCGGGCAGGCTCTCCGCCTTGGTCGACAACATCACGGCGGCCGTCCCGAGCGCGGACGTGTTCGTCGCGACGATCATCCCGATCGCCAACTCCGGGCAGGAGTCCGCCGCCCGCGCGTTCAACGCCACGATCCCCGGAATGGTGCAGGGCAAGGTGAACGCGGGCAAGCGCGTCCACCTCGTCGACATGCACGCCGCGCTCACCACCGCCGACCTGATCGACGGCGTCCACCCCACGGCCACCGGCTACGACAAGATGGCCGCCACGTGGTACTCGGCGCTGCGCTCCGTTCCGGGGTCGATCGGCGACCCCACCGCCCCGTCGGGAAAGCAGGTGGTCGGCGCGGAGTCGGGCCGCTGCGCGGACGTGCCCAACGGGTCTACCGCGAACGGCACGCAGGTCCAGCTGTGGGACTGCAACGGCCAGGCGAACCAGTCCTGGACCTACACCTCGGGCAAGCAGTTGACGTCCGGCGGCAAGTGCCTCGACGCCTCGGGCAAGGGCACGGCCAACGGCACGCAGGTGGTCGTCTGGGACTGCAACGGCCAGACCAACCAGCAGTGGAACGCGAACTCGAACGGCTCGATCACCAGCGTCCAGTCGAACCTGTGCCTGGACGCCTCCGGCCACGGGACGGCCAACGGCACCAAGCTGGTCCTCTGGTCGTGCGGCGGCCAAGCCAACCAGCAGTGGGCACTGCGCTGA
- a CDS encoding ricin-type beta-trefoil lectin domain protein codes for MVRNRLLMSRLSALVCALLVALTTTLLPLPATAASGAAPITKPPMGWNSWNGFAGAIDATVIKQQTDALVSSGMKDAGYEYVLIDEGWWKGARDSSGAIAPDSAQWPGGMQAIVDYIHGKGLKAGIYTDAGRNGCGYYYPTGHPAYPGTGSEGHYDQDFLQFSRWGFDYVKVDWCGGSAEGLNARDSYTAISDSIARATAQTGRTMVFSVCEWGGQQPWNWAPGIANLWRTSGDIIYWGERPSMSRVLTNFDSAQHASAQSPGHHNDPDMLVAGLTGFSDAQNRTHLSLWAIAGAPLLAGNKLTEMTATTRAALTNREMIAVDQDALGRQGIKVAEDVPGLQVYSKVLSGTGRRAVVLLNRNASAADITVRWSNVGLTGSAAVRDVWTASDLGNFATSYTARVPAGEAVLLTVTGTDGQPTGGQVVGTQSGRCVEVPDGAVNGTQAQLWDCNGQSRQSWTYTTTKQLTVNGKCLDANNRGTTNGTQVVVWDCNGQTNQQWNVNSNGSITGVQSNLCLDANGRATANGTKLVLWACNGQTNQQWTLRS; via the coding sequence ATGGTGCGCAACCGCTTGCTCATGTCCCGGCTGTCCGCGCTGGTGTGCGCGCTGCTCGTCGCGCTGACGACCACCTTGCTGCCGCTGCCCGCGACGGCCGCGTCGGGAGCCGCGCCGATCACGAAACCGCCGATGGGGTGGAACTCCTGGAACGGCTTCGCCGGGGCCATCGACGCCACGGTGATCAAACAGCAGACCGACGCCCTCGTGTCTTCCGGCATGAAGGACGCCGGGTACGAGTACGTACTCATCGACGAGGGGTGGTGGAAAGGGGCTCGGGACTCCTCCGGTGCCATCGCCCCCGACTCGGCGCAGTGGCCCGGCGGGATGCAGGCGATCGTCGACTACATCCACGGCAAGGGCTTGAAGGCGGGCATCTACACCGATGCCGGCCGCAACGGCTGCGGCTACTACTACCCGACCGGGCACCCGGCGTATCCGGGTACCGGCAGCGAAGGCCACTACGACCAGGACTTCCTGCAGTTCTCGCGCTGGGGTTTCGATTACGTCAAGGTCGACTGGTGCGGCGGTTCCGCCGAGGGGTTGAACGCCCGCGACAGCTATACCGCGATCAGCGACTCCATCGCGAGGGCGACGGCGCAGACCGGCCGGACGATGGTGTTCTCGGTGTGCGAGTGGGGCGGCCAGCAGCCGTGGAACTGGGCACCCGGCATCGCGAACCTGTGGCGCACCAGCGGTGACATCATCTACTGGGGTGAACGGCCGAGCATGTCGCGCGTGCTGACCAACTTCGACTCCGCGCAGCACGCGAGCGCGCAGAGCCCCGGCCACCACAACGACCCCGACATGCTCGTCGCCGGCCTCACCGGGTTCAGCGACGCGCAGAACCGCACCCACCTGAGCTTGTGGGCGATCGCGGGCGCGCCGCTGCTGGCGGGCAACAAGCTCACCGAGATGACCGCCACCACCCGCGCGGCGCTGACCAACCGCGAGATGATCGCCGTGGACCAGGACGCCCTCGGACGTCAGGGGATCAAGGTCGCGGAGGACGTGCCCGGTCTCCAGGTCTACAGCAAGGTGCTGTCGGGCACGGGCCGGCGCGCGGTCGTGCTGCTCAACCGCAACGCCTCGGCCGCCGACATCACCGTCCGGTGGTCCAACGTCGGACTGACCGGCTCCGCTGCCGTGCGCGACGTCTGGACCGCTTCCGACCTCGGCAACTTCGCCACGAGCTACACCGCCCGTGTGCCTGCGGGGGAGGCGGTGCTGCTCACCGTGACCGGCACGGACGGTCAGCCCACCGGAGGGCAGGTGGTCGGCACGCAGTCGGGGCGCTGCGTGGAAGTGCCCGACGGAGCCGTCAACGGCACCCAGGCGCAACTGTGGGACTGCAACGGGCAAAGCAGGCAATCCTGGACCTACACCACCACGAAGCAGTTGACCGTCAACGGCAAGTGCCTCGACGCCAACAACCGCGGCACGACCAACGGCACGCAAGTGGTCGTCTGGGACTGCAACGGCCAGACCAACCAGCAGTGGAACGTGAACTCGAACGGCTCGATCACCGGAGTCCAGTCCAACCTGTGCCTGGACGCGAACGGCAGGGCGACCGCGAACGGCACCAAGCTGGTCCTGTGGGCCTGCAACGGTCAGACGAACCAGCAGTGGACCCTGCGATCCTGA
- a CDS encoding glycoside hydrolase family 44 protein, with translation MFTVQVATSAEAATTGPALSVDVSAARHAISSDIYGLNGGDPAFNAEIGQSVARWGGNASSRYNFKNHTYNTGSDWFFEDIVADEAHSPEGMVRSNLDRDIKPVVTVPLSGWVARDSSPSHPFTCGFPTTGFPQQDRFDEGDPNCGNGLLNQQNLTGVPTDSSIEAGPAFGGEMVVYAVDEFGAAAQGGVPIYELDNEPVLWASTHRDVHPGPVRYDELDGKGTAAAAAIKAADPGAAVLGPSGWGYCGWVASGLDGCGPGADSAAHGGLNLSHWYLKHEGLSTRSLWDPTYVEESWIGPVRQRAAAAVHPHGEVVGRPVQPRHQDRHHRVQLGALGDINGGLAQA, from the coding sequence ATGTTCACGGTCCAAGTGGCAACGAGCGCGGAGGCTGCGACCACCGGGCCCGCGCTGTCGGTGGACGTGTCCGCCGCCCGGCACGCGATCAGCTCCGACATCTACGGGTTGAACGGCGGAGATCCGGCGTTCAACGCCGAGATCGGCCAGTCGGTGGCCCGTTGGGGCGGCAACGCGTCCAGTCGCTACAACTTCAAGAACCACACGTACAACACCGGCAGCGACTGGTTCTTCGAGGACATCGTCGCCGACGAGGCGCACTCCCCGGAGGGGATGGTCAGGTCCAACCTCGACCGCGACATCAAGCCGGTGGTCACCGTGCCCCTGAGCGGGTGGGTGGCCAGGGACTCGTCGCCTTCACACCCGTTCACCTGCGGGTTCCCGACGACCGGGTTCCCGCAGCAGGACAGGTTCGACGAGGGGGACCCCAACTGCGGCAACGGCCTGCTCAACCAGCAGAACCTCACCGGCGTGCCCACCGACAGCTCGATCGAGGCGGGCCCGGCGTTCGGCGGCGAGATGGTGGTGTACGCAGTGGACGAATTCGGCGCGGCGGCACAGGGTGGTGTGCCGATCTACGAGCTCGACAACGAGCCGGTGCTGTGGGCCAGCACGCATCGTGACGTGCACCCCGGACCGGTCAGGTACGACGAACTGGACGGCAAGGGCACCGCGGCCGCTGCGGCGATCAAGGCCGCCGACCCAGGCGCAGCGGTTCTCGGCCCATCCGGCTGGGGGTACTGCGGGTGGGTCGCCTCCGGGCTGGACGGCTGCGGGCCGGGTGCCGATTCGGCCGCGCACGGCGGGCTCAACCTCTCCCACTGGTACCTGAAACATGAAGGACTGTCCACCCGGTCGTTGTGGGATCCGACGTACGTCGAGGAGTCCTGGATCGGCCCCGTCAGGCAACGCGCCGCCGCTGCAGTACATCCGCACGGCGAAGTCGTGGGTCGCCCGGTACAACCCCGGCACCAAGACCGCCATCACCGAGTACAACTGGGCGCGCTGGGCGACATCAACGGCGGACTGGCGCAGGCCTGA
- a CDS encoding LuxR C-terminal-related transcriptional regulator, which translates to MHRTVVSAGPTGSPVLEDVDPADREPTEATQHLLRLMRTGAIDETIARELGVSLRTVHRRITRLQNLLGARSRFELGVITCERGWV; encoded by the coding sequence GTGCACCGGACGGTCGTCTCCGCGGGTCCGACCGGGTCGCCCGTCCTCGAGGACGTGGACCCGGCGGACCGCGAACCCACGGAGGCGACACAGCACCTGCTGCGGCTCATGCGCACGGGGGCGATCGACGAGACCATCGCACGGGAACTGGGCGTCAGCCTCCGCACCGTGCACCGCCGGATCACCCGGCTCCAGAACCTGCTGGGCGCGCGGTCGCGATTCGAACTGGGCGTGATCACCTGCGAACGCGGATGGGTGTGA